One window from the genome of Diospyros lotus cultivar Yz01 chromosome 11, ASM1463336v1, whole genome shotgun sequence encodes:
- the LOC127812744 gene encoding uncharacterized protein LOC127812744: protein MPMRGVQRFGVSGKLRPRYVGPFEILERVRSLAYRLALSPQPAHVHDVFHVSMLRKYVADPSHVINYHPLVVQEDASYTELLASIVDQKEKMPHNRTIPYVKIQWQRHTLEEATWELEEDIRRLHSHLFA from the coding sequence atgccgatgaggggtgttcaacgctttggagtatctggcaagcTTAGACCTCGTTATGTGGGACCGTTCGAGATACTAGAGCGAGTCAGATCGTTGGCTTACCGATTGGCTTTAAGCCCTCAGCCAGCTCATGTGCAcgatgtctttcatgtttctatgcttcgcAAGTATGTGGCAGATCCCAGTCATGTTATCAATTATCACCCGCTCGTAGTGCAAGAGGACGCGTCATACACTGAGTTGCTAGCTAGTATTGTggatcaaaaagaaaaaatgcctCACAATCGTACAATTCCCTATGTAAAGATTCAGTGGCAACGACATACCCttgaggaggctacttgggagctagaggaggataTTAGGCGACTTCACTCTCACTTATTTGCttag